The genomic region ACTTGTTTACAAAAACGGTAAATCTGTTGAAATACACAGTACCGATGCTGAAGGAAGGCTTATTCTTGCAGATGCCCTGATATACGGTAGTGACCTTAATCCTGATATTATGGTTGATATGGCGACGCTTACAGGTGCATGTGTTGTTGCACTTGGACATTACACTTCAGGGCTTTTTACAGCTGATGATAGGTTTGCACAGACTCTTCTTTCACTTTCTCAGGAATCTGGTGAGAAGATGTGGCGTCTTCCTCTTGATGAAGACCTTGAAGAGGAAATTAAAGGAACACAGAGCGACATTCAGAACGTTGGAAAATCAAGGTACGGTGGTGCCATTACGGCTGCTCTTTTCCTTAAAAACTTTGTCGGTGAAAACGTTAAAACATGGGCTCACATAGATATTGCAGGTCCTGCTTTTGTTGAGAAGGACTGGAAGTATTACGGCTACGGTGCTACCGGTCAGCCTGTAAGGACTCTTGCGGAGCTTATCAAGGATTTAAAATAAGGTTGCTATGGCAAAAACTGAAAGTTTTGACCGCTTTTATAGAGAGTATGAGAATTGGTTTGAAAGGAACCATGATATTTATGAGGCCGAGTTAGAGCTTATCAGGTCTTTACTTCCTCAAGGGAAAGGTATTGAAATAGGGGTCGGCACCGGCAGGTTTGCCGCCCCCCTTGGTATAAAGATTGGTATTGAGCCGTCTGATGCCATGGCTGAAGTTGCCAGGCAACGGGGAATAGATGTTTTGAAAGGTGTTGCCGAATCGCTTCCTGTTCCTAACGAATCCTATGACTTTGTTTTAATGGTTACTACTGTTTGTTTTGTTGATGATGTGCTTAAGTCTTTTAAAGAGGCCTTCAGAATCTTAAAAAAGGGCGGTGTTTTTATCGTTGGATTTGTTGATAAGAACTCACCTTTGGGAAAACGTTATCAAGAGAAAAAGGATAAGAGCCGCTTCTATAAAGAAGCCACATTCTACTCAACAGAAGAAATAGTCGACTTTCTAAAGAAGGCAGGCTTTTCTGAAATTTCTGTTAAGCAGACGCTTATAGAGAAGGACGGTAAAATGTTGCCTGTTATAAAGGACGGCAGCGGTGAAGGTGGATTTGTTGCCGTCAGGGCAGTAAAATGCTGACATCCTCTACCTTAAACAGGTATCCTTTTTCATCTCTCTTATACTCCGCACCTTCGGGAAAGAGAATTATCTTTCCCCTGTAGGTATCAACGGCGTAGTAGGGAAGTGCAAGAGGTGAAAGTTTCTTTTTTAGGTTTTTCATTATTTCGAGTCCCTTTTCAACGGATGTGGCAAAGTGGAAGACGCCGTTTACGGGGTCGCATCTAAAAAGGTAGTATGGTCTTACCTTTATTCTCTGAAGTGTTGAAAATAGCTTGTAGAGTGTTTCTTCATTATCGTTTATGCCTTTTAACAGCACCGTTTGATTGTTAACGGGAATGCCTGCCTTTAAAAGCTTTTTTACGGCTTCTTTTGAGCTTTTTGTTACTTCGGCAGGATGGTTAAAGTGGGTGTTAAGCCAGACCTTTTCGCCTCTTTCAAGAATTTTTATCTTTTTCTCTGTCAGCAGGTTTGGGGCAACAACTGGCAGGCGGCTTCCAATTCTTACTATGTCAACAGTTTCTATCTCTTTTAGTTTTAAAATCAGGTACTCAAGGATTTCATCAGGAATTGTAAGCGGTTCGCCACCAGAGATAAGGACGTCTCTAACTTTAGTTGTTTTAATGTACTTTGTTATTTCGTCAATCTGTTCTTTTGTTATGACGAACGATTGCTTTTTCCAGTTTCTTTTCCTCATGCAGAATCTGCAGAGGACGGGACAGTAGTTTGTCGCAACGATTAAAACTCTGTCGGGATACTTATGCGTAAGTCCGGGAACGGGTGATTGGATTTCCTCTTTAAACGGGTCGTCAGGTAGAAAATCTTTTAGCTCTTCAACCGTGGGAAAAACGGTCTTTTTTATAGGGTCATTCGGGTTATTTCTGTTTGCAAGGGATGCGTAGTATTCTGTGCATCTAACAGGAAAAGTGTCGATTACCTTTTTTGCTCCTTCTATCTCTTTTTCTGTAAGGTTGAAGTATTGTTTAAAGTCATTAAGGGTGGAGAGCATCAGTCAAGACTCCACCCTGAAGCGTCAAGTTCTTTGTAGATGTCGTCTCTCTGTCCAAATCGGTGAAACTTTATCGTGTCCCTGTCAAGTTTTGTATATATAGCCCTGAATTCACCGTACGGAGAGGTTACTCTAATTCTGTAGATGTCCTGTTTGTCCCTTTTAAGGAGTTTTGAAGTTGTCTCGCACCTTGATAGAGCTGACATAAAGCTTTCAAATAGAAACGGTCTGCAGGCCACCTCTTTTGCGATATCTTTTCTGAACCGTTTTGAGAAGAGCACTTTCAGTCCGTTTTTCACAGTTATATTGGTGGCTATGCTGTTAAGCGCAACTTCAATAAAGAGTTCAACTCTTGATTTTGGCAGTTCACTTGATTCGTAAGATTTTATCTTCTTATCTTTTTCTGCTATTTCTGATTTAAGGCATGCAATTTCTTCTTTTAGTGATTCCACCTGCTGTTTGTACTTCTCCACTATGTTCTGGTCATATTTGAAACGCGAAAGTTCTTGATTTTCTTTCTCCAATTCTTCAATTTTTCTGGTAAGCTGAGAAATTTCTGCGTAAAGCTGCCTTATCTTTGCATCTTTTCCCTTGAGTTTCTCGTTTAAATTCCTTATCTTTTTGTTTAAGTCAACCTTTTTCTGCGGTTTTGAAATCTTTTGCTGCGTGTTTCTTTTCGGATTTTCTGCTACTGAAAGAAAATATTCTTCTATATCTCTAAAGCCTTTTTCCATGGCACCTCTCCTTCTAAGGTGAATTGTGATTCGTTGGCAGTTTAAGAACACGATAATTAATTTAGGGTGAAAAGGGTTTTTAGTAAAGTGGATTGACCGCACCACAGGTTGTCTGCTAATTCTTTTACTTGTGGTAAACTTTTGCTGAATTTACCCTTCAGGAGGAAGAGATGGGCGTTGAGAAATCAATGAGACTTTTTGAAGAGGCAAAAAGGTACATTCCCGGCGGTGTTAACAGTCCTGTTAGGGCTTTTAAATCTGTTGGTGACGTGCCAAGGTTTATTGAAAGGGCAAAGGGTTCTCACATTTGGGATGTTGATGGAAATGAGTACATAGATTACGTCTGTTCCTGGGGCCCTATGATTTTGGGCCACGCTCACGATGAAGTTATTGCTGCGATAAAAGAGCAGGCTGAAAATGGAACAAGTTACGGTGCACCGACAGAGCTTGAAGTTAAGCTTGCGAAGATGATTGTTGAAATGGTGCCTTCAGTGGAAAAGGTAAGAATGGTTAACTCTGGAACGGAAGCCACCATGTCTGCTATAAGGCTTGCGAGGGGCTATACAAAGAGGGATAAAGTTGTTAAATTTGAAGGCTGTTATCACGGTCATGTTGATTCCCTTTTGGTGAAAGCAGGTTCAGGTCTTGCTACCTTTGGCGTGCCAACAAGTCCGGGTATTCCAGAAGACTTTGCAAAGCATACAATTACAGTGCCTTACAACAACATTGACGCACTTAAAAAGGTTATAGATGAAGCTGGTGAAAACATAGCCTGTGTTATTATGGAACCTGTCATGGCAAATGCGGGACTTATTCTTCCTGAAGATGGTTTTCTTGAGAAAGTTAGAGAGATAACCGCTGAAAAAGGTATACTTCTTATATTTGATGAAGTTATTACCGGTTTCCGCCTTGCACCGGGAGGTGCTCAAGAGTATTTCGGAATCACACCTGATCTTTCCTGTTTTGGAAAGATTATAGGTGGCGGTCTTCCTGTGGGTGCTTTTGGAGGAAAGGCAGAGATAATGGATTACCTTGCACCTGAAGGTCCTGTGTATCAGGCTGGAACGCTTTCCGGAAATCCTCTTGCAATGGTTGCAGGTATAAAGACACTTGAAATTTTAAAGAGACCTGGCGTTTACGAAGCTTTGAGAGAAAAGGGTAAAAAGTTTGCAGAGGGTATAAAGGCGGCTGCTGAAAAGGCCGGCGTTGCAGATAAACTCTGCTTTAAGAATCTTGAGTCTATTTCCTGCGTCTTCTTTACCAGTGAAACAGTTAAGGATTACGCTTCTGCTGCTACGTCAAATACGGAAGCTTACGCTGCCTACTTTAGAGAGATGCTTAAAAGGGGCGTTTATCTTGCACCTTCGCAGTTTGAAGTTGCTTTTGTTTCAACAGCTCATACTGATAAAGATATTGAAAGAACAATTTCTGCAGCAGAGGAAGCCTTCTCATCTGTTAAAGATTTACTCTAATTTCAATTGAGGCGGGGATTCCCGCCTTTCTTCCTCCTTTCGTTGCAATAAAAATAAGGTAGTATAATTTTCCTGTTAAATTTCTAAATTCCCGTACTTAGAGGTTAAGAGATGGTAAAAGATATTCATGAAAGCAAGATTCTCATCCTTGATTTTGGTTCTCAGTACACTCAGCTCATTGCAAGGCGTTTGAGAGAAAAACACGTTTACTGTGAGATACATCCTTTCAATACGCCGGTTGAAAAGATAAGGAAGTTTGCACCGAAGGGAATAATTCTTTCAGGTGGTCCTGCAAGCGTTTATGCTGATGGGTCGCCAAAGGTTGGAATGGAAATTTTTGAACTTGGCGTTCCTGTTTTGGGTATTTGCTACGGAATGCAGCTTATAACGTACCTATTTGGTGGAGAAGTTGTCAGAGCTGAAAGGCACGAATACGGAAGAGCTGAGCTTTCCGTTCTTGATAATGAAGATCTTTTTAAAGGACTTCCCGAAAAGTTTACAGTTTGGATGAGTCACGGTGACAGGGTTTTAAAAATTCCAGAAGGTTTTGAGCCGATAGCAGAAACAGAGAACGCGCCTTACGCAGCCATAAGAAACAAAGAGAAGAATATATACGGTGTCCAGTTTCACCCAGAGGTTAAGCATACACAATTTGGCGACAAAATCCTTGAAAACTTTGCGGTGGAAATATGCGGTTGTGAGCCTTCATGGACAATGGAGAATTTTATTGAGTATGAGATAGATAAAATCAGGAAAACTGTTGGAAATAAAAATGTGATTTGCGCTCTTTCAGGCGGCGTAGACTCTTCCGTTGTCGCTGCACTTTTACATAAAGCCATTGGTGACCAACTTTATCCGATATTCGTTGATACGGGGCTTTTAAGGAAAGGAGAAAGAGAAAGCGTAGAGAAGACGTTTAAAGAGAAGTTTCACATGAAAAACTTTAGAACTGTTGATGCTTCTTCTCTCTTCCTTGAAAGGTTAAAAGGTGTTGTAGATCCTGAGAAGAAGAGAAAGATAATAGGTCACACTTTCATAGAAGTTTTTGAAAAGGCGGCGAAAGAGATATCAGATGCGGAATTTTTGGCACAGGGAACACTGTATCCTGATGTTATAGAGAGTGTTTCCGTAAAAGGTCCTTCTGCAACGATTAAATCTCACCACAACGTTGGTGGTCTTCCTGAAAGATTGAACTTTAAGCTTATAGAACCTTTAAGGGAGCTTTTTAAAGACGAGGTTAGAGAACTTGGCAAAGAACTTGGACTTCCTGATGAGATCATTAAGAGGCAGCCTTTCCCTGGTCCTGGCCTTGCGATAAGGATTATTGATGAAGTTAAACCTGAATATCTTGAGATTTTGAGAGAAGCTGATGCCATTGTGCTTGAGGAGATAAAGAAAGCGGAGCTTTACGACAAAATCTGGCAGTCCTTTGCTGTCTTTTTACCTGTAAAGAGTGTCGGTGTCATGGGTGACGTGAGGACTTACGATTACGTTATCGCTATAAGGGCTGTTGAAAGTACTGATGGGATGACTGCTGATTGGGTAAAGCTTCCATACGAGCTTCTTGAGAGAATTTCTAACAGAATCATAAATGAGGTTCAGGGCGTTAACCGCGTTGTCTATGACATTACATCAAAACCACCTGGCACGATAGAGTGGGAGTAAAGATGGAAATTTTGAAAGAGATAAAGAAGCTGAAGAAAGAGAAAAATGCGGTTATTCTTGCACATTACTATCAGGATGGGATGATTCAGGATATTGCTGATTTTGTCGGTGATTCCCTTGAGCTTGCGAGAAAAGCTGTTGAAATAGAAGCTGAAACAGTTTTAATGTGCGGTGTCTATTTTATGGCTGAAACGGTTAAGATTCTTAATCCGGAAAAGAAGGTTTTAATTCCCTATCCTAAAGCCGGCTGTCTAATGGCAGATATGGTTATAGAAGATGAGTTAAAAGCTTTTAAAGAGGAGAATCCCGATTACACGATTGTTACCTATGTTAACAGTTCAGCCGCCGTTAAGGCACTTTCTGACATCTGCTGCACGTCAGCTAACGCTGTAAAGGTGGTTTCATCTGTTGAAGGTGAAAAGGTTCTTTTTGTTCCGGATAAAAACCTTGGTAGCTATGTCGCCGAGCAGGTGAAGGACAAGGAGATAAAACTCTGGAACGGTTACTGTCCGGTTCATGAAAAACTTACTGCCCAATGGCTGGAACCTTTGAAGAAAAAATATCCGAACGCAGAGGTTGTTGTTCATCCCGAATGTTCTCCTTCTGTGAGAAAGCTTGCCGATTTTATAGGTAGCACATCTCAGATAATTAGACACGTGAAGGCTTCCGATAAAGATAGCTTTATTGTCGGGACAGAAAGGGGAATTATCCATCAGCTTAAGAAGATTAAGCCTGAAGCAACGTTCATTTCTGCCTATGAAACTTTTATCTGCGACCAGATGAGAATGATAACACTTGATAGAATAGCTAATTCACTTAAAAATGGTGTTTATGAAGTGAAGGTTGATGCCGAAACTGCAGAAAAGGCGAAAAGAGCAATAGAGAGAATGCTTGCACTTTAGGAGGATTAAATGGCCTTACCTCAGGGTAAAAGATTTGAAGTTTCACAGGAACCGCTTTTTATAGTGCTGCCGATTTTTATAGATGTTCTTTTTCTCATAGCGGCAATTATGGCACACGGTATTTTAAGGCTTCTTCTTTTTGGAATACTTGTTGCCCTTCTTTATCTTCTCTACCGCCAGCTTAAACCGATACTTACCAACTACAGGTTTGTTATGACGCCTAAATCTATCTGGATAGAGAATTTTTCGGGTAATAAGGTTAGAGAGGTTGACTGGAAAAAGGTAGAAGCTGCGGCCGCAGGTTATAAGATTACGCTGAAAAAAATCTACCTTTACAACTTTTACTTCAGGGTTAAAAAAGAGGAAGACCTGATATTTGCCGTTACGACGATCAAACCTGACCTTGCTTCAAAATTCCAGAATTTTATAAGGGTTTTTGTAAGGAAGAAGATACCCATACAGATTGTCAAACCGTAGGAGATGGATTGAATGAAAGAGTCTTCTGTTAAGCTTGTTCTTACGTTTCCAAAGGAGACGTGGGATAAACCGGTTATCTATAAGCTTGTGAAGGATTACGACCTTGTCGTTAATATATTGAGG from Desulfurobacterium sp. TC5-1 harbors:
- the nadA gene encoding quinolinate synthase NadA produces the protein MEILKEIKKLKKEKNAVILAHYYQDGMIQDIADFVGDSLELARKAVEIEAETVLMCGVYFMAETVKILNPEKKVLIPYPKAGCLMADMVIEDELKAFKEENPDYTIVTYVNSSAAVKALSDICCTSANAVKVVSSVEGEKVLFVPDKNLGSYVAEQVKDKEIKLWNGYCPVHEKLTAQWLEPLKKKYPNAEVVVHPECSPSVRKLADFIGSTSQIIRHVKASDKDSFIVGTERGIIHQLKKIKPEATFISAYETFICDQMRMITLDRIANSLKNGVYEVKVDAETAEKAKRAIERMLAL
- a CDS encoding class I SAM-dependent methyltransferase — protein: MAKTESFDRFYREYENWFERNHDIYEAELELIRSLLPQGKGIEIGVGTGRFAAPLGIKIGIEPSDAMAEVARQRGIDVLKGVAESLPVPNESYDFVLMVTTVCFVDDVLKSFKEAFRILKKGGVFIVGFVDKNSPLGKRYQEKKDKSRFYKEATFYSTEEIVDFLKKAGFSEISVKQTLIEKDGKMLPVIKDGSGEGGFVAVRAVKC
- the hemL gene encoding glutamate-1-semialdehyde 2,1-aminomutase: MGVEKSMRLFEEAKRYIPGGVNSPVRAFKSVGDVPRFIERAKGSHIWDVDGNEYIDYVCSWGPMILGHAHDEVIAAIKEQAENGTSYGAPTELEVKLAKMIVEMVPSVEKVRMVNSGTEATMSAIRLARGYTKRDKVVKFEGCYHGHVDSLLVKAGSGLATFGVPTSPGIPEDFAKHTITVPYNNIDALKKVIDEAGENIACVIMEPVMANAGLILPEDGFLEKVREITAEKGILLIFDEVITGFRLAPGGAQEYFGITPDLSCFGKIIGGGLPVGAFGGKAEIMDYLAPEGPVYQAGTLSGNPLAMVAGIKTLEILKRPGVYEALREKGKKFAEGIKAAAEKAGVADKLCFKNLESISCVFFTSETVKDYASAATSNTEAYAAYFREMLKRGVYLAPSQFEVAFVSTAHTDKDIERTISAAEEAFSSVKDLL
- the guaA gene encoding glutamine-hydrolyzing GMP synthase codes for the protein MVKDIHESKILILDFGSQYTQLIARRLREKHVYCEIHPFNTPVEKIRKFAPKGIILSGGPASVYADGSPKVGMEIFELGVPVLGICYGMQLITYLFGGEVVRAERHEYGRAELSVLDNEDLFKGLPEKFTVWMSHGDRVLKIPEGFEPIAETENAPYAAIRNKEKNIYGVQFHPEVKHTQFGDKILENFAVEICGCEPSWTMENFIEYEIDKIRKTVGNKNVICALSGGVDSSVVAALLHKAIGDQLYPIFVDTGLLRKGERESVEKTFKEKFHMKNFRTVDASSLFLERLKGVVDPEKKRKIIGHTFIEVFEKAAKEISDAEFLAQGTLYPDVIESVSVKGPSATIKSHHNVGGLPERLNFKLIEPLRELFKDEVRELGKELGLPDEIIKRQPFPGPGLAIRIIDEVKPEYLEILREADAIVLEEIKKAELYDKIWQSFAVFLPVKSVGVMGDVRTYDYVIAIRAVESTDGMTADWVKLPYELLERISNRIINEVQGVNRVVYDITSKPPGTIEWE
- a CDS encoding KamA family radical SAM protein, which gives rise to MLSTLNDFKQYFNLTEKEIEGAKKVIDTFPVRCTEYYASLANRNNPNDPIKKTVFPTVEELKDFLPDDPFKEEIQSPVPGLTHKYPDRVLIVATNYCPVLCRFCMRKRNWKKQSFVITKEQIDEITKYIKTTKVRDVLISGGEPLTIPDEILEYLILKLKEIETVDIVRIGSRLPVVAPNLLTEKKIKILERGEKVWLNTHFNHPAEVTKSSKEAVKKLLKAGIPVNNQTVLLKGINDNEETLYKLFSTLQRIKVRPYYLFRCDPVNGVFHFATSVEKGLEIMKNLKKKLSPLALPYYAVDTYRGKIILFPEGAEYKRDEKGYLFKVEDVSILLP